One Diabrotica virgifera virgifera chromosome 3, PGI_DIABVI_V3a genomic window carries:
- the LOC126881450 gene encoding uncharacterized protein LOC126881450 → MPDIQPMIVGIFHGNNKPLDIKEFLEPFVEDVKRLQSNGLCVNGHMIHIKIRCFICDSPARAFIKGVVNFNGINGCLKCTTEGEYSYLSRTVVFPDIKCPLRTDAKFRSKHYGKHHKGQESPILKISEVDMVQDFIVADELHLLELGVMKRCLTGWKDGSMGFSSKLCARDIERISKHLISVKLPSEIHRYTRGLDCLAYWKGVEWRNFLNYIGIVILKDVLNTDVYKHFLLLFVAVRICSSDMYAENRSVAQLMFEKYIDDFKIIYGVQFITSNIYNLEHVVDDVNRFGQLFTISTYHFENTLFQLKKLLRQGNI, encoded by the exons ATGCCTGATATACAACCTATGATTGTTGGCATTTTCCATGGAAATAACAAGCCTCTAGATATAAAGGAATTTTTGGAGCCTTTTGTTGAGGATGTTAAGCGGCTGCAATCAAATGGACTCTGTGTTAATGGGCATATGATTCACATAAAAATTAGATGCTTTATCTGCGATTCACCTGCACGGGCATTTATTAAAG GTGTAGTCAATTTCAATGGGATTAATGGATGCCTTAAATGCACTACTGAAGGCGAATATTCTTATCTTTCTCGAACTGTTGTATTTCCTGATATAAAATGTCCTCTTAGAACTGATGCAAAATTCAGAAGTAAACATTATGGTAAGCACCATAAAGGGCAAGAgtcaccaattttgaaaatttccgaAGTTGACATGGTGCAGGATTTTATAGTAGCAGATGAACTACATCTTTTAGAGCTAGGTGTGATGAAGCGTTGTCTAACAGGATGGAAAGATGGTTCTATGGGTTTCTCAAGTAAGCTATGTGCTCGTGATATTGAGAGGATCTCCAAACATTTAATATCTGTGAAACTTCCATCTGAAATTCATCGTTACACAAGAGGATTAGATTGCCTGGCATACTGGAAAGGAGTAGAATGGCGCAATTTTCTTAATTATATTGGAAttgttattttaaaagatgtgTTGAACACTgacgtttataaacattttttacttctttttgttGCTGTTAGAATATGTTCTTCTGACATGTATGCTGAAAATCGTTCGGTTGCCCAATTaatgtttgaaaaatatatagATGATTTTAAGATTATTTATGGCGTACAATTTATTACAAGCAACATTTATAACTTAGAACATGTGGTTGATGATGTTAATAGATTTGGACAACTTTTTACAATATCTACGTACCATTTTGAGAATACATTATttcaactaaaaaaattattgcgCCAAGGAAATATATAA